One window of the Mycobacterium sp. SVM_VP21 genome contains the following:
- a CDS encoding histidine phosphatase family protein → MGCRFDHAGVRAAWAGRRQPGDQQRDSRSTELGQQQAHSVADLLADDSVTGIYSSIMTRAHETADPLAEMLGLPVHELSGLNEIDAGLLADLPVNVGGLPVGAVLYAAAPMLWALGLYFVPQLGSSDFNGMVFQDRFSDAVAAIYAGSAGGDTDAVFAHEGSIVFWTLMNVQNPDFGIILNEALTTGELLPFTGVIEVRGNPEDGWTLVSWNGQPVAEDPGLLTELFVDVRDVITAPQMAMFHIWEALLSGGPTTFLDAIQAGADDIGAAVLQFPLAVWNDVLDAI, encoded by the coding sequence CTGGGCTGCCGATTCGATCACGCTGGAGTTCGTGCGGCATGGGCAGGCCGGCGACAACCTGGTGATCAACAACGAGATTCCCGGTCCACCGAACTCGGCCAACAGCAGGCACACAGCGTCGCCGACCTTCTAGCCGATGACAGCGTCACCGGCATCTACTCCTCGATCATGACCCGCGCGCACGAGACCGCGGATCCCCTGGCTGAAATGCTGGGACTGCCCGTGCATGAGTTGTCCGGACTCAACGAGATCGACGCCGGTCTTCTCGCGGATCTGCCAGTGAACGTCGGCGGCCTCCCGGTGGGAGCGGTGCTGTACGCCGCGGCCCCGATGCTGTGGGCGTTGGGTCTATATTTCGTTCCGCAGCTGGGTTCCTCGGATTTCAACGGGATGGTTTTCCAGGATCGATTCTCCGACGCCGTTGCCGCGATCTACGCCGGCAGCGCAGGCGGGGACACCGATGCGGTGTTCGCCCACGAAGGGTCGATCGTGTTCTGGACGTTGATGAACGTCCAGAATCCTGATTTCGGCATCATTCTCAACGAGGCGCTGACCACGGGTGAGCTGCTGCCGTTCACCGGTGTCATCGAGGTCCGGGGAAACCCGGAGGACGGCTGGACGCTGGTCAGCTGGAACGGGCAGCCGGTCGCCGAAGATCCGGGACTGCTCACCGAGCTCTTCGTCGACGTGCGCGACGTGATCACCGCGCCGCAGATGGCGATGTTCCACATCTGGGAGGCGCTGCTCAGCGGGGGTCCGACGACATTCCTCGACGCGATCCAGGCCGGCGCCGACGATATCGGCGCGGCGGTTCTGCAGTTCCCCCTCGCAGTGTGGAACGACGTACTCGACGCCATCTGA
- a CDS encoding nitroreductase family deazaflavin-dependent oxidoreductase — translation MSRANTWAYKATGGRVGGRWRLGTKHFGEVPEVGILTTTGRKSGQPRESPLLFLREGDRVILVASQGGRATNPMWYLNLKANPQVSFRIRSEVLSLRARDASEAERAAYWPKLDTMYPDFVNYRAWTDREIPIVICEP, via the coding sequence ATGTCGCGGGCCAACACCTGGGCCTACAAGGCGACCGGCGGCCGGGTCGGCGGTCGGTGGCGGTTGGGCACCAAGCATTTTGGTGAGGTTCCCGAGGTCGGCATCCTCACCACCACCGGGCGCAAGTCGGGTCAGCCGCGGGAGTCCCCGCTGTTGTTCCTGCGTGAGGGTGACCGGGTGATCCTGGTGGCTTCCCAGGGCGGCCGCGCCACCAACCCGATGTGGTACCTGAACCTGAAGGCCAACCCGCAGGTGTCATTCCGGATCCGTAGCGAGGTGCTGTCGCTGCGTGCCCGCGACGCCAGCGAGGCCGAGCGGGCCGCCTACTGGCCCAAGCTCGACACGATGTACCCCGACTTCGTCAACTACCGGGCCTGGACTGATCGGGAGATCCCGATCGTCATCTGCGAGCCCTAG